One genomic window of Stieleria sp. JC731 includes the following:
- the nirD gene encoding nitrite reductase small subunit NirD: MSDFESVGKVSDFEKGRGRAVPVNGRMVAVFRQEDGSWYAIDDLCPHMGASLAEGYVEGNSVTCPWHAWRFCVADGTWEDNPRVKVDCFEVKVEDDEVFVREREKEQPTKN; the protein is encoded by the coding sequence GTGAGTGACTTTGAATCTGTAGGAAAAGTTAGTGATTTCGAGAAAGGCCGCGGTCGAGCGGTTCCCGTCAATGGCCGTATGGTGGCCGTTTTTCGGCAGGAAGACGGCAGTTGGTACGCGATTGACGATCTCTGTCCGCACATGGGGGCTTCACTCGCTGAGGGGTACGTCGAAGGCAATTCGGTGACTTGCCCCTGGCACGCGTGGCGATTCTGTGTTGCCGACGGAACGTGGGAAGACAATCCGCGGGTAAAGGTTGATTGTTTCGAGGTCAAGGTTGAAGACGACGAAGTCTTCGTTCGCGAGCGTGAAAAAGAACAGCCCACAAAGAACTAG
- a CDS encoding metal-dependent hydrolase, producing MIKLTWLSHASWYIETQSMRILLDPFFTDNPKATAKADDFADCTHILVSHGHFDHVADVAAVAEKSGAQVIAIFEIAQWLQQKSQLSNVMGMNIGGKVDVPDGSVKMVPAIHSSVLPDGSYGGMPAGFVLNFGDRRIYFACDTAYFSDMKWYAGGVDIAVLPIGDLYTMGVHDSIQATKLIEPKYVLPTHYDTWPPIEQNAAHWAAEVRSETDAEPVVLQVGETFEV from the coding sequence ATGATCAAATTGACATGGCTGTCACACGCAAGTTGGTACATCGAAACCCAGTCAATGCGAATCCTGTTGGATCCGTTTTTTACGGACAATCCAAAAGCCACCGCGAAAGCTGATGACTTCGCCGACTGCACCCATATCCTGGTATCGCATGGCCACTTCGATCATGTTGCCGATGTCGCCGCCGTTGCCGAAAAGTCCGGCGCCCAAGTAATCGCGATTTTCGAAATCGCACAGTGGCTTCAGCAAAAGAGCCAACTGTCTAATGTCATGGGAATGAACATCGGTGGTAAAGTCGACGTTCCCGATGGGTCAGTAAAAATGGTTCCGGCCATTCATAGTAGTGTACTGCCGGACGGTTCCTATGGTGGCATGCCTGCCGGATTCGTCCTGAACTTTGGTGACCGACGAATCTACTTTGCTTGCGACACCGCATACTTCAGCGACATGAAATGGTATGCCGGTGGAGTAGATATTGCCGTTCTTCCGATCGGCGATCTTTACACCATGGGTGTTCACGACAGCATCCAAGCGACGAAGCTGATTGAACCTAAATACGTTCTGCCAACGCACTACGACACTTGGCCACCGATCGAACAGAACGCCGCACACTGGGCTGCTGAAGTTCGTTCGGAGACTGACGCCGAACCGGTCGTGCTACAAGTTGGCGAAACATTCGAAGTCTGA
- a CDS encoding TIGR03960 family B12-binding radical SAM protein, with translation MINQKRRKQLESRVWPHVQTPAQYVGGERNIIVKDHRSVRGKLAIGFPDAYTIGMSHHGLQVLYSLINRRDDWCAERVFTPWPDMEQLLRKNDIPLYTLETFTALSEFDVVGLSLQYEISSPNVLTMIDLGGIPLKACDRTMADPLMVAGGPCCQNPEPMADYFDVMITGDGEPALPVICDLWLKLKNQCRQPDGSFATGEAGRKQREDALAEVAKTLEYAYVPRFYQPSYDNGRIADLKRIRDDVPATIAPSVISDLDGIPLPTKPIVPYIDCVHDRIAIEIMRGCPHLCRFCQSTVIKRPLRIREVETIVDAAWESYLNTGHNEISILSLSSSDYPHFEPLVKRLHEVFKPLGVNISVPSLRVNDQLRSLPQLIGTDRRSSLTLAPEVARDDMREQIRKKIKNSDLIEGCRNAFQNGFDSVKLYFMCGLPGEREVDLDGIIDLAETIATVGKEVRGRYARVTASVSNFVPKAHTPYQWNGMQRREYFKWAHKYLWSRRQIRSVNVKCHNIETSLLEGVLSRGDRRTGDAIRMAWERGARMDGWTEYLDPERWWTAIHDAGIDIERQVHESYEMMDKLPWDHVNVKFGRAYLEKEQGRATVQLAAMANAV, from the coding sequence ATGATCAATCAAAAACGTCGAAAACAACTCGAATCTCGAGTCTGGCCCCACGTTCAAACGCCAGCCCAATATGTCGGTGGCGAGCGGAACATCATCGTCAAAGACCACCGAAGTGTGCGAGGAAAACTGGCGATCGGATTCCCCGACGCCTACACCATCGGGATGAGCCACCACGGGCTGCAGGTGCTGTATTCACTTATCAATCGCCGTGACGATTGGTGCGCCGAGCGTGTCTTCACGCCATGGCCGGACATGGAACAGTTGCTGCGAAAGAACGACATCCCGCTATACACCTTGGAAACGTTCACCGCGCTTTCTGAATTTGACGTCGTCGGGCTGAGCTTACAGTACGAAATCAGCTCGCCCAACGTTTTGACGATGATCGATCTGGGCGGCATCCCGCTGAAAGCCTGCGACCGCACCATGGCCGACCCACTGATGGTCGCCGGCGGGCCGTGCTGCCAAAACCCTGAACCGATGGCAGACTACTTCGACGTCATGATCACCGGCGACGGCGAACCGGCACTGCCTGTTATTTGTGACCTTTGGCTGAAGCTAAAAAATCAATGCCGCCAACCCGACGGGTCTTTCGCGACCGGTGAAGCGGGACGCAAACAACGCGAAGATGCCTTGGCCGAAGTCGCCAAAACGCTCGAATACGCATACGTCCCAAGGTTCTACCAGCCTTCCTACGACAACGGCCGCATCGCCGATCTAAAACGGATTCGTGATGACGTCCCTGCGACCATCGCACCAAGTGTGATTAGTGACTTGGACGGCATACCGCTGCCCACCAAGCCGATCGTGCCCTACATCGATTGTGTACACGATCGAATCGCGATCGAGATCATGCGTGGTTGCCCACACCTGTGTCGCTTCTGTCAAAGCACTGTGATCAAGCGACCGCTGCGAATCCGCGAAGTCGAAACCATCGTTGATGCCGCTTGGGAAAGCTATCTCAACACCGGACACAATGAGATCAGCATCCTATCGCTTTCCAGTAGCGACTACCCGCACTTCGAACCGCTCGTCAAACGACTGCACGAAGTTTTCAAACCGCTGGGCGTCAACATCAGCGTCCCCAGCCTGCGGGTGAACGACCAGCTCCGATCGCTGCCACAATTGATCGGCACCGATCGCCGAAGCTCTCTGACGCTGGCACCAGAAGTCGCTCGCGATGATATGCGAGAGCAAATTCGCAAGAAGATTAAGAATAGTGACTTGATCGAAGGCTGCCGCAACGCGTTTCAAAACGGTTTCGATAGCGTCAAGCTGTACTTCATGTGTGGCTTGCCGGGTGAGCGAGAAGTCGATTTGGATGGCATCATCGACTTGGCCGAAACGATCGCCACCGTCGGCAAGGAAGTGCGAGGACGATACGCACGGGTCACTGCCAGTGTGTCGAACTTTGTTCCCAAAGCTCACACGCCTTATCAGTGGAACGGGATGCAGCGACGCGAGTACTTCAAATGGGCTCACAAGTACCTATGGAGTCGTCGTCAGATCCGTAGCGTCAACGTGAAGTGCCACAACATCGAAACCAGCCTACTTGAAGGCGTACTCAGCCGCGGCGACCGCCGCACCGGCGACGCAATCCGTATGGCTTGGGAACGTGGCGCCCGAATGGACGGCTGGACCGAGTACTTGGATCCGGAACGTTGGTGGACCGCGATTCACGACGCCGGGATCGACATCGAACGCCAAGTCCATGAAAGCTACGAAATGATGGACAAGCTCCCCTGGGATCACGTCAACGTTAAATTTGGTCGTGCCTACCTGGAAAAAGAGCAGGGCAGGGCAACCGTCCAATTAGCCGCAATGGCGAACGCCGTTTGA
- the mutM gene encoding bifunctional DNA-formamidopyrimidine glycosylase/DNA-(apurinic or apyrimidinic site) lyase, with protein MPELPEVETMRRGVMPIVGQRIVAAECPPCQRRPILMEPGIGTINRRLRDREICGIERLGKRVIIVLDDGQSIVIEPRMTGLVLLADPPTTDHLRFRMKLTGEIHPELLFWDRRGLGTLRLLQPGQLEQQVRAKLGQDALQIDAESLRDQLKSSRRVIKVALLDQRAVAGIGNLYAAEILFVAGVDPRTRCDQLSMPQWQRIVVATGLVLHEAIAHEGSTLSDGTYRNALNQSGGYQNYHRVYDRADQPCSRCQLGTIRRIVQAQRSTFFCPVCQKKSGLHPTVEKIEVSSGGG; from the coding sequence ATGCCGGAGCTTCCCGAAGTCGAAACGATGCGCCGCGGCGTTATGCCGATTGTGGGGCAACGAATCGTGGCGGCAGAGTGTCCGCCCTGCCAGCGACGTCCGATCTTGATGGAACCGGGCATCGGTACCATCAATCGCCGGCTACGTGATCGTGAAATCTGCGGTATCGAGCGGCTCGGAAAGCGTGTGATCATTGTGCTTGATGATGGGCAATCGATTGTGATCGAGCCTCGGATGACAGGTTTGGTCTTGTTGGCCGATCCGCCGACAACCGACCATTTGCGGTTTCGAATGAAGCTGACCGGCGAAATTCATCCCGAGCTACTGTTTTGGGATCGTCGCGGACTTGGCACGCTCAGGTTGCTTCAGCCAGGGCAACTGGAACAGCAGGTTCGGGCCAAGCTCGGTCAGGATGCGCTTCAGATCGATGCAGAATCGCTTCGCGACCAATTGAAATCTAGTCGACGCGTCATCAAAGTCGCATTGCTTGACCAACGAGCTGTTGCCGGCATTGGGAATTTGTACGCCGCAGAGATTTTGTTTGTGGCGGGTGTCGATCCGAGAACGCGATGTGATCAACTTTCAATGCCGCAATGGCAACGCATCGTCGTTGCCACGGGCCTGGTGTTGCACGAAGCGATCGCGCACGAAGGCAGTACGCTATCGGATGGCACCTACCGCAACGCGCTGAACCAATCCGGTGGCTATCAAAACTATCACCGCGTGTACGACCGAGCCGATCAGCCCTGTTCGCGATGTCAGCTGGGTACCATCCGCCGTATCGTTCAAGCCCAACGCAGCACGTTTTTCTGCCCCGTTTGTCAGAAGAAAAGCGGCCTGCACCCGACGGTCGAAAAAATCGAAGTGTCGTCGGGGGGCGGTTAA
- a CDS encoding prenyltransferase/squalene oxidase repeat-containing protein, with amino-acid sequence MTQNICRRNWLRGTASLAASSMVASSLLVSDSSPAYGERNANWDTSTQKGLAWLSRTQSSRGHWNTQVYPTAIAALAGTAMIGSGSTTTQGPYANEIARTADFLISKSRSNGLIGDPQTDQRYTYGHGFAMLFLSQVLGEEGLLDRRKEIVDVLTRAVQFSGYAQTAAGGWGYVSAAEGNDFDEGSTTITQVQGLRGCRNAGIPVSGEVIDRAKQYIYECKNKDGGISYSSRQRGSSRPAITAAALAALYNAGDYDSEHVPEMWQYTKKELHGISDGARSFGHWHYTYLYYSQVVYRQGEELWKPFRSRLYDRIASEQRSDGYWDQGQIHPVYVTACNLIMMQLDYGYLPIYQR; translated from the coding sequence ATGACTCAAAACATTTGCCGGCGAAACTGGTTGCGAGGCACAGCTTCCCTAGCTGCGTCGTCGATGGTTGCGTCCAGCTTGCTGGTTTCAGATTCATCTCCGGCGTATGGCGAACGCAACGCCAACTGGGATACCTCGACTCAAAAGGGCTTGGCTTGGCTCAGCCGCACGCAGTCTTCACGCGGCCACTGGAACACTCAAGTCTACCCGACCGCGATTGCCGCTTTGGCTGGTACCGCGATGATCGGAAGCGGTTCGACGACCACACAGGGCCCCTACGCAAACGAGATTGCTCGGACCGCTGATTTCTTGATTAGCAAAAGTCGTAGCAACGGATTGATCGGTGATCCCCAAACCGATCAACGCTACACCTATGGGCACGGCTTCGCGATGCTGTTCCTGTCTCAGGTCTTAGGCGAAGAAGGCCTGCTGGATCGCCGTAAAGAAATCGTCGATGTCTTAACCCGAGCGGTTCAATTCAGTGGTTACGCACAAACCGCTGCCGGTGGATGGGGCTATGTATCGGCCGCCGAGGGAAACGATTTTGACGAGGGGTCAACCACCATCACTCAGGTGCAAGGGTTACGTGGTTGTCGAAACGCAGGTATCCCGGTCAGCGGCGAAGTCATTGATCGGGCCAAGCAATACATTTATGAGTGTAAAAACAAAGACGGCGGGATCAGCTATAGCAGTCGGCAACGCGGAAGCAGCCGTCCTGCGATCACCGCAGCGGCACTAGCGGCCCTTTACAATGCCGGCGATTACGACAGCGAGCATGTACCGGAGATGTGGCAGTACACCAAGAAGGAACTGCATGGCATCAGCGATGGTGCACGCAGTTTTGGGCATTGGCATTACACCTATCTGTATTACAGCCAGGTTGTTTATCGCCAAGGTGAAGAACTTTGGAAACCGTTCCGATCGCGGCTTTATGATCGAATCGCCAGTGAACAACGCTCCGACGGCTATTGGGACCAAGGGCAAATTCATCCCGTGTATGTCACCGCATGCAACCTGATCATGATGCAGCTGGACTACGGGTATCTGCCTATCTATCAGCGTTAA
- a CDS encoding fused MFS/spermidine synthase: MSAPESLQHATSSNPDQRSLEHLSPESGIVDSAGGRSLLWFAAATLLGAFLVFQVQPIISKCVLPWFGGTPAVWTTCMLFFQVLLFAGYLYAHLLRTFCAPFVQAIIHLSLLCVAALMVPIEPTDAWKPTGTESPMFYLLWMLARHVGLPYFVLSSTGPLIQAWLSLQDSSERVYRLYALSNAGSLFALLSYPFLFEPVLSVSNQSTLWSLLFLAFVLVQGYVATSLLRMQRQSPSHPSEGTEVSSTDTKVPKKQLLAWIALPALASVMLLVVTNHVCQDIAVVPFLWVLPLSLYLASFIVCFDSPQWYRPKPIAAVTLAALALIQGKTMLPGSVQLLAEATCYMVMLFGACLLCHGEVARLKPATNRLTLYYAMLSAGGALGGIIVAIVCPLLLNNHAELPFFVALVTALTFLLFFACKGWNQPNYDWAAAARLKFGALLVMVTPIITMAFVSNHRTIASQRNFFGVLKVREKPLGICLVHGSTLHGMQRYEPNQAQPTTYYGHESGVGIVTKSLQQQHESLRIGIVGLGCGVLTTYGRPSDQYDLIEINPAVIDIADRYFTFMRDCPSQLNRHIGDGRLVLERMHDKKFDLLVLDAFSSDAIPAHLLTRESLQLYKQRLAENGVLAIHTSNNHLELSPLVHRLSSDAGLESRMLEGIGNNEIGTTHSTWMIIAKPGHKIFEIEGLAKATKATEQMLREAPLWTDQHHDLVSVLRLWQ; this comes from the coding sequence ATGTCTGCCCCCGAATCGCTTCAGCACGCAACATCGTCAAATCCGGACCAACGTTCTTTAGAACACCTGTCACCCGAATCCGGGATCGTTGATTCGGCCGGCGGACGGTCTCTGCTTTGGTTTGCCGCGGCGACCTTGTTGGGAGCCTTCTTGGTTTTCCAAGTCCAACCGATCATTAGCAAATGTGTGCTCCCATGGTTCGGTGGCACCCCTGCGGTTTGGACAACCTGCATGCTGTTCTTCCAAGTTCTCCTGTTTGCAGGGTATCTCTACGCACACCTGCTGCGAACGTTTTGTGCCCCGTTCGTCCAAGCCATCATTCATCTATCGCTATTGTGTGTGGCCGCATTGATGGTTCCGATCGAACCGACCGATGCTTGGAAGCCAACGGGAACGGAATCGCCGATGTTCTACCTGCTGTGGATGTTGGCCAGGCATGTCGGCTTGCCGTACTTTGTTCTATCCAGCACAGGACCGCTGATCCAAGCTTGGCTAAGTTTGCAAGATAGCAGCGAACGCGTTTACCGCTTGTACGCACTCTCAAATGCCGGATCGTTGTTCGCGCTGCTCAGCTACCCGTTTTTGTTCGAACCGGTTTTGTCCGTTTCGAACCAATCGACGCTTTGGTCTTTGCTGTTCCTTGCCTTTGTCTTGGTTCAGGGTTACGTCGCGACCAGCTTGCTGCGAATGCAGCGTCAAAGTCCATCTCATCCCTCCGAGGGCACAGAAGTTTCGTCGACCGATACGAAGGTTCCAAAGAAACAACTGCTCGCCTGGATAGCTTTACCAGCCCTTGCCAGTGTCATGTTGTTGGTCGTCACCAATCACGTCTGCCAAGACATTGCCGTTGTGCCATTCCTGTGGGTACTTCCGCTAAGCCTTTACCTTGCCAGCTTCATCGTCTGCTTTGATTCACCGCAGTGGTACCGTCCGAAACCGATCGCAGCGGTAACGTTGGCGGCACTGGCTTTGATTCAGGGCAAAACAATGCTACCCGGTAGCGTCCAATTGCTCGCCGAGGCAACTTGCTACATGGTGATGTTGTTCGGCGCGTGCTTGCTATGCCATGGGGAAGTCGCGCGATTAAAACCGGCCACCAACCGTTTGACGCTCTACTACGCCATGCTCTCTGCTGGTGGCGCACTTGGAGGAATCATCGTCGCGATTGTTTGTCCGCTACTGCTGAACAACCACGCCGAATTGCCATTCTTTGTCGCGCTGGTAACCGCGTTGACGTTCCTATTGTTTTTCGCCTGCAAGGGATGGAACCAGCCCAACTATGACTGGGCCGCTGCTGCTCGGCTAAAGTTTGGCGCATTGCTGGTGATGGTCACACCAATCATCACGATGGCCTTTGTTTCAAACCATCGAACGATCGCATCGCAGAGAAACTTCTTTGGTGTTCTGAAAGTCCGTGAAAAGCCTCTGGGGATCTGTTTGGTCCACGGCAGCACATTGCACGGGATGCAGCGATACGAACCTAATCAGGCACAACCGACGACTTACTATGGCCATGAAAGTGGTGTCGGCATCGTCACAAAATCACTGCAACAACAACATGAGTCACTTCGAATCGGAATCGTAGGGCTCGGCTGTGGAGTCTTGACCACATACGGACGTCCTTCGGATCAATACGATCTGATCGAAATCAATCCCGCCGTCATCGACATTGCAGACCGTTACTTCACCTTCATGCGTGATTGTCCAAGCCAATTGAATCGGCACATCGGTGACGGACGTTTGGTGCTCGAACGGATGCATGATAAGAAGTTCGATCTACTAGTTCTTGATGCCTTCAGCAGTGACGCGATCCCGGCGCACCTTTTGACGCGCGAATCCCTTCAGCTTTACAAACAGCGGCTCGCCGAAAATGGTGTGCTCGCCATCCACACCTCCAACAATCACCTCGAATTGTCACCGTTGGTGCATCGACTCAGTAGCGATGCGGGTCTTGAAAGCCGAATGTTGGAAGGCATTGGCAACAACGAGATCGGCACAACGCATTCGACATGGATGATCATTGCCAAGCCTGGACACAAGATCTTTGAAATCGAAGGACTCGCCAAAGCCACGAAGGCAACCGAACAGATGCTACGTGAAGCTCCACTGTGGACTGACCAACATCACGACCTGGTTAGTGTGTTGCGTCTGTGGCAATAA
- the trpB gene encoding tryptophan synthase subunit beta, with product MSTVPTTGAASASVPDERGRFGDFGGRFVPETLTRALEQLSEEYEVAKKDPEFQRELAGLLKTFVGRPSPFYHAKRLSEACGGAQIWLKREDLNHTGAHKINNTLGQALLTLRMGKTRVIAETGAGQHGVATATACAHFGLPCVVYMGAEDIRRQKPNVFSMRLLGAEISPVESGSRTLRDAVNEAMRDWMSSVEDTHYIIGSVIGPHPFPMMVRDFQSVIGRETRDQSQEVFGKQPECVVACVGGGSNAAGMFYPFIEDDDVRLVGVEAGGRGTNPGDHAAPMTFGSPGVLHGSYSYVMQDDDGQTCDVHSMSAGLDYPGVGPEHSYWKDTGRVDYVQCGDADAMQAFDKLARTEGIIPALESSHALAQAIKLAGEMKPDQNLVVCLSGRGDKDAMEIARLRGEDY from the coding sequence ATGAGTACCGTCCCTACGACTGGGGCCGCTTCGGCGTCAGTTCCAGATGAACGCGGCCGATTTGGCGATTTCGGTGGCCGTTTCGTTCCAGAAACGCTGACTCGCGCGCTCGAGCAGCTTTCCGAGGAATACGAGGTTGCCAAGAAAGACCCTGAATTCCAGCGTGAACTTGCCGGTCTTCTCAAAACTTTTGTCGGCCGACCGAGTCCGTTTTATCACGCAAAACGGCTTAGCGAAGCCTGCGGCGGGGCACAAATTTGGCTTAAACGCGAAGATTTGAACCACACCGGTGCTCACAAAATCAACAACACGCTTGGCCAGGCCTTGCTGACACTGCGGATGGGAAAAACGCGTGTCATCGCTGAAACAGGAGCCGGACAGCACGGCGTTGCCACCGCGACGGCATGCGCCCACTTTGGCCTTCCCTGTGTTGTCTACATGGGTGCCGAAGACATCCGCCGGCAAAAGCCCAACGTGTTCAGCATGCGATTGCTGGGCGCAGAAATCAGTCCCGTCGAAAGCGGATCGCGAACATTACGTGACGCGGTCAACGAAGCGATGCGTGATTGGATGTCGTCTGTCGAGGACACGCACTACATCATTGGCAGCGTGATCGGACCACACCCATTTCCGATGATGGTTCGTGATTTTCAATCGGTGATCGGTCGTGAAACGCGTGACCAATCACAAGAAGTCTTCGGCAAACAACCCGAATGTGTGGTCGCCTGTGTCGGCGGCGGAAGCAACGCGGCGGGAATGTTCTATCCGTTCATCGAAGACGACGACGTCCGATTGGTCGGCGTCGAAGCCGGCGGACGCGGCACCAATCCCGGTGACCATGCCGCCCCGATGACATTCGGTTCGCCCGGAGTCCTACATGGCAGTTACAGCTATGTGATGCAGGACGACGATGGCCAAACCTGTGACGTTCACAGCATGAGCGCCGGACTGGACTATCCAGGCGTCGGCCCTGAACACAGTTATTGGAAAGACACCGGTCGAGTCGACTATGTCCAATGCGGTGATGCCGATGCCATGCAAGCGTTTGACAAATTGGCGCGCACCGAAGGCATTATTCCCGCGCTCGAATCCAGCCACGCGCTGGCTCAGGCGATCAAGTTGGCCGGCGAAATGAAACCGGATCAGAACCTGGTCGTTTGCCTTTCGGGCCGAGGAGATAAAGATGCGATGGAGATTGCACGTTTACGCGGCGAAGATTATTGA
- a CDS encoding GNAT family N-acetyltransferase, producing MPVAELSSQNDSAIASETRLQVRFSRYNELLTLIPRWEALVERCIWTNPCYEPEFLLSLLRTIDIGSVRVLVAERGNELVGLMPIVSTRLYGLPIRAAEAWRPDEAFDSTPLLDSQFADETLQAFFASLRQAGYRLLSLNTASAEEPFEVAMANAITKQSLAAFRRDQFQRAALRPQGDIDDYLRRVLSKNRRKKINRALKNLESLGKVRFETAQTRRQSREWMEIFLDLEASGWKGNASTAFASEDDTLGFFVDVVGELIDSEKLQLTRLSVDGAPIAMLVDIRTQDHIACYKTAFDERYAEHSPGMLLEWHNVQRMFSQGISLCDSCGDPDNELLNTLYEDRLAFQHLVVSLHPWTNPVPRTVLPALQKLAQTVKRLRKP from the coding sequence ATGCCAGTTGCTGAGCTATCATCGCAGAACGATTCTGCCATCGCATCCGAAACGCGGCTACAGGTCCGTTTCTCGCGGTACAACGAACTGTTAACGCTGATCCCGCGTTGGGAAGCGTTGGTGGAGCGTTGTATCTGGACGAATCCCTGCTACGAACCTGAATTCCTGTTGTCGTTGTTACGGACAATCGACATCGGCTCGGTTCGTGTCCTTGTCGCAGAACGCGGGAACGAGTTGGTTGGCTTGATGCCAATTGTTTCGACACGGCTTTATGGGCTGCCGATCCGAGCGGCCGAAGCTTGGCGTCCGGATGAAGCCTTCGATTCGACACCGCTATTAGATTCGCAATTTGCCGACGAAACGCTGCAAGCGTTCTTTGCCTCACTTCGCCAGGCTGGGTATCGACTGCTGAGTCTCAATACAGCGTCTGCCGAAGAGCCATTCGAGGTGGCGATGGCAAATGCGATCACGAAACAATCACTGGCCGCCTTTCGACGCGATCAATTTCAACGCGCTGCGCTACGTCCTCAAGGCGACATCGACGACTACCTTCGCCGCGTCCTTTCGAAGAACCGTCGCAAAAAGATCAATCGAGCACTAAAGAACCTTGAATCGCTTGGGAAAGTCCGATTTGAAACAGCTCAGACGAGGCGACAGTCCCGTGAGTGGATGGAAATTTTTCTGGACCTAGAAGCATCCGGTTGGAAAGGCAACGCTTCGACCGCGTTCGCCTCCGAGGACGATACTCTTGGGTTCTTTGTCGATGTCGTCGGTGAACTGATTGATTCCGAAAAGCTTCAATTGACTCGACTTTCTGTTGACGGTGCCCCGATCGCGATGCTCGTCGATATCCGAACACAAGATCACATCGCGTGCTACAAAACGGCGTTCGACGAGCGATACGCGGAGCACTCGCCAGGAATGTTATTGGAATGGCACAACGTCCAGCGAATGTTTTCGCAAGGGATCTCGCTGTGCGATTCATGTGGTGATCCAGACAACGAATTGCTGAACACCCTGTACGAAGACCGCTTAGCATTTCAGCACCTGGTCGTCAGCTTGCATCCTTGGACGAATCCAGTCCCTCGAACGGTCCTACCAGCACTGCAAAAGTTGGCCCAGACGGTCAAGCGGTTGCGTAAACCTTGA
- a CDS encoding DUF429 domain-containing protein yields the protein MVNAASSNQAKSDSLSLSKASRVLEQIPSLPINTVMGIDYSGSAKSGRTAWAAELILDKSVDGPPVLRLVSLQPLGRLAASDDRERVNEYLTDRIRIQKETLWGCDFPFGLPIELSLGGWRNQLDLIGKFNGNAKEFGRTLVELSLQETGSLHVRRTTDQETKTPFDCYHYRIIYQTFHGMRDILANLIAEPAVAILPFQYRRESKTPLRSIIAEACPSSTLKKLQLPFRRYKQSGGQAPTDDQKHVRRAILAGIKHLVEISPHRRKVIMNDPGGDALDAVLAGVGVWTAFVNADHREIANHPRYHKEGYVYC from the coding sequence GTGGTCAACGCAGCTAGTTCGAACCAGGCGAAATCTGATTCGCTGTCGCTTTCCAAAGCCAGTCGTGTCTTGGAACAAATCCCTTCGCTGCCGATCAATACCGTGATGGGAATCGATTACAGCGGGTCCGCGAAAAGTGGCCGGACCGCTTGGGCGGCTGAGTTGATTCTGGACAAATCAGTCGACGGCCCCCCTGTTTTGCGGCTCGTGTCACTGCAGCCGCTCGGCAGGCTTGCCGCCAGCGATGATCGCGAACGGGTCAACGAGTATCTTACAGACCGAATTCGAATCCAGAAGGAAACGCTCTGGGGATGCGATTTTCCGTTCGGATTGCCGATCGAGCTATCGCTTGGGGGGTGGAGGAACCAGCTCGATCTGATTGGCAAGTTCAATGGAAATGCCAAAGAATTCGGCAGAACACTTGTGGAGCTCTCACTTCAGGAAACGGGTTCCCTGCATGTGCGGCGGACAACCGATCAGGAAACCAAAACGCCATTTGATTGTTATCACTACAGAATCATCTACCAGACTTTCCACGGAATGCGCGACATCTTGGCAAACCTGATCGCTGAACCTGCCGTTGCGATCTTGCCATTTCAATACAGACGCGAGTCAAAAACACCGCTCCGCTCGATCATTGCCGAAGCATGTCCATCGTCCACGTTGAAAAAATTGCAATTACCTTTTCGGCGATACAAACAGTCCGGAGGCCAGGCACCGACGGATGATCAAAAACACGTTCGCCGAGCAATCTTGGCAGGGATAAAACATCTTGTTGAAATCTCACCGCATCGCCGCAAGGTGATCATGAATGATCCCGGCGGCGATGCCCTGGATGCGGTGCTTGCCGGAGTCGGTGTTTGGACGGCCTTTGTGAATGCGGATCATCGGGAAATTGCGAACCACCCTCGCTATCACAAAGAGGGTTACGTGTATTGTTAG